The Candidatus Methylarchaceae archaeon HK02M2 genome has a segment encoding these proteins:
- a CDS encoding DUF2119 domain-containing protein — MIKKLKIKEYKSGRTGITRLILGGMHGREHEVIKKVLVILKPNPPEGRIIIVPNVNIFGGRYVSMINEDYIKSSAGKLYLSILERYKPDVVVELHVFNSKSYKNLVSSDRIYKKGVPNLVPYRSDLPIEDQILHGGPPPFVKEKFKEHASYITLEIHEKYGKKAEKTLIFILNSVINSNSVIEIRKKLKERYQKSMSEAGRLLQNYVSKDFIKQ; from the coding sequence TTGATTAAAAAATTAAAGATAAAGGAATACAAATCTGGTAGAACAGGGATTACTAGACTTATACTAGGGGGGATGCATGGCAGGGAACATGAAGTTATTAAGAAGGTCCTTGTTATTCTCAAGCCGAATCCTCCAGAAGGTAGGATTATCATTGTCCCTAACGTAAACATCTTTGGAGGCAGATATGTGAGTATGATAAACGAAGATTACATAAAGAGCTCTGCAGGTAAATTATATCTCTCAATACTTGAGAGATATAAGCCCGATGTCGTTGTTGAGTTACATGTATTCAACTCTAAGAGTTATAAAAATCTGGTAAGTTCAGATAGAATCTATAAAAAAGGGGTTCCGAATCTAGTGCCTTATCGATCAGATCTACCAATAGAAGATCAAATCTTACATGGAGGACCTCCACCATTTGTTAAAGAAAAATTCAAAGAACATGCATCTTACATAACTCTAGAAATACATGAGAAATATGGGAAGAAAGCTGAAAAGACCTTGATCTTTATTCTAAATTCTGTAATCAATTCCAATAGTGTTATAGAGATAAGGAAGAAACTTAAGGAAAGATATCAAAAATCCATGAGTGAAGCAGGGCGATTGCTTCAGAACTACGTATCAAAGGATTTTATTAAACAATAG